Proteins encoded by one window of Nasonia vitripennis strain AsymCx chromosome 5, Nvit_psr_1.1, whole genome shotgun sequence:
- the LOC100121495 gene encoding aminoacyl tRNA synthase complex-interacting multifunctional protein 2 isoform X2, which produces MSGAATRMYALKPVVSLPEKIALPSVMYELPRIQGGSASCKTAEQGAIAADIAEQMKLPEYNVLEARQVKILKQIYELKQQVECLCVAVRLSDVNNPAEVLNKLNLDITADEAPIRAEIIVSANPNSPPYSILALQRLWKDTKFNVEVHRHSTVSDATTQAFEEKLLSDASKDAVHSIDVTLIWKDVSDVQLVTKVYDYPLEGEANVLRYLTRLIENYNYEKSPSVVHTIDSILDLCLRLSYEEARNVNAITSKIASYLDKKTWLLDGSNASIADVAAWSVLKRVASNRVPRELKNWYDVCEKTFLSV; this is translated from the exons ATGAGCGGCGCCGCGACGAGGATGTACGCCCTGAAGCCGGTGGTCTCGCTGCCCGAGAAGATAGCCCTGCCGAGTGTCATGTACGAACTACCGCGGATCCAGGGTGGCAGCGCTAGCTGCAAGACCGCCGAGCAAGGAGCCATCGCCGCGGACATCGCcgagcag ATGAAACTGCCAGAGTACAACGTTCTCGAGGCTAGACAGGTGAAGATACTCAAACAGATCTACGAACTCAAACAGCAAGTGGAATGCCTGTGCGTAGCTGTCAGGCTGTCCGATGTCAACAATCCTGCCGAAGTACTCAACAAGTTGAATTTGGATATAACTGCTGATGAG GCACCGATTCGAGCTGAAATCATTGTGTCCGCTAATCCAAACAGTCCTCCGTACTCCATTCTAGCCCTCCAGCGACTCTGGAAAGATACCAAGTTCAATGTAGAGGTTCATCGACACTCCACGGTGTCTGATGCAACAACCCAAGCTTTTGAAGAAAAGTTACTTAGCGATGCTTCCAAAGATGCTGTGCACAGCATTGATGTAACACTCATTTGGAAAGATG TCAGTGATGTTCAGCTGGTTACCAAAGTCTATGACTATCCACTGGAGGGTGAAGCAAACGTTCTGCGCTACCTGACGAGGCTAATTGAAAATTACAACTACGAAAAATCACCATCTGTAGTACACACAATTGACAGCATATTAGATTTGTGCCTCCGGCTCTCTTACGAAGAAGCGAGAAACGTAAATGCAATCACTTCGAAAATAGCCAGTTATTTGGATAAGAAGACGTGGCTTTTGGACGGTTCGAATGCTTCTATCGCCGACGTAGCTGCGTGGTCCGTTTTAAAACGCGTAGCAAGTAACAGAGTACCTCGCGAACTGAAGAATTGGTATGATGTGTGCGAGAAAACGTTTTTATCCGTTTGA
- the LOC100121495 gene encoding aminoacyl tRNA synthase complex-interacting multifunctional protein 2 isoform X5 — MKLPEYNVLEARQVKILKQIYELKQQVECLCVAVRLSDVNNPAEVLNKLNLDITADEAPIRAEIIVSANPNSPPYSILALQRLWKDTKFNVEVHRHSTVSDATTQAFEEKLLSDASKDAVHSIDVTLIWKDVSDVQLVTKVYDYPLEGEANVLRYLTRLIENYNYEKSPSVVHTIDSILDLCLRLSYEEARNVNAITSKIASYLDKKTWLLDGSNASIADVAAWSVLKRVASNRVPRELKNWYDVCEKTFLSV, encoded by the exons ATGAAACTGCCAGAGTACAACGTTCTCGAGGCTAGACAGGTGAAGATACTCAAACAGATCTACGAACTCAAACAGCAAGTGGAATGCCTGTGCGTAGCTGTCAGGCTGTCCGATGTCAACAATCCTGCCGAAGTACTCAACAAGTTGAATTTGGATATAACTGCTGATGAG GCACCGATTCGAGCTGAAATCATTGTGTCCGCTAATCCAAACAGTCCTCCGTACTCCATTCTAGCCCTCCAGCGACTCTGGAAAGATACCAAGTTCAATGTAGAGGTTCATCGACACTCCACGGTGTCTGATGCAACAACCCAAGCTTTTGAAGAAAAGTTACTTAGCGATGCTTCCAAAGATGCTGTGCACAGCATTGATGTAACACTCATTTGGAAAGATG TCAGTGATGTTCAGCTGGTTACCAAAGTCTATGACTATCCACTGGAGGGTGAAGCAAACGTTCTGCGCTACCTGACGAGGCTAATTGAAAATTACAACTACGAAAAATCACCATCTGTAGTACACACAATTGACAGCATATTAGATTTGTGCCTCCGGCTCTCTTACGAAGAAGCGAGAAACGTAAATGCAATCACTTCGAAAATAGCCAGTTATTTGGATAAGAAGACGTGGCTTTTGGACGGTTCGAATGCTTCTATCGCCGACGTAGCTGCGTGGTCCGTTTTAAAACGCGTAGCAAGTAACAGAGTACCTCGCGAACTGAAGAATTGGTATGATGTGTGCGAGAAAACGTTTTTATCCGTTTGA
- the LOC100121495 gene encoding aminoacyl tRNA synthase complex-interacting multifunctional protein 2 isoform X1, which produces MSGAATRMYALKPVVSLPEKIALPSVMYELPRIQGGSASCKTAEQGAIAADIAEQVIRFSKMKLPEYNVLEARQVKILKQIYELKQQVECLCVAVRLSDVNNPAEVLNKLNLDITADEAPIRAEIIVSANPNSPPYSILALQRLWKDTKFNVEVHRHSTVSDATTQAFEEKLLSDASKDAVHSIDVTLIWKDVSDVQLVTKVYDYPLEGEANVLRYLTRLIENYNYEKSPSVVHTIDSILDLCLRLSYEEARNVNAITSKIASYLDKKTWLLDGSNASIADVAAWSVLKRVASNRVPRELKNWYDVCEKTFLSV; this is translated from the exons ATGAGCGGCGCCGCGACGAGGATGTACGCCCTGAAGCCGGTGGTCTCGCTGCCCGAGAAGATAGCCCTGCCGAGTGTCATGTACGAACTACCGCGGATCCAGGGTGGCAGCGCTAGCTGCAAGACCGCCGAGCAAGGAGCCATCGCCGCGGACATCGCcgagcaggttatccgctttTCCAAG ATGAAACTGCCAGAGTACAACGTTCTCGAGGCTAGACAGGTGAAGATACTCAAACAGATCTACGAACTCAAACAGCAAGTGGAATGCCTGTGCGTAGCTGTCAGGCTGTCCGATGTCAACAATCCTGCCGAAGTACTCAACAAGTTGAATTTGGATATAACTGCTGATGAG GCACCGATTCGAGCTGAAATCATTGTGTCCGCTAATCCAAACAGTCCTCCGTACTCCATTCTAGCCCTCCAGCGACTCTGGAAAGATACCAAGTTCAATGTAGAGGTTCATCGACACTCCACGGTGTCTGATGCAACAACCCAAGCTTTTGAAGAAAAGTTACTTAGCGATGCTTCCAAAGATGCTGTGCACAGCATTGATGTAACACTCATTTGGAAAGATG TCAGTGATGTTCAGCTGGTTACCAAAGTCTATGACTATCCACTGGAGGGTGAAGCAAACGTTCTGCGCTACCTGACGAGGCTAATTGAAAATTACAACTACGAAAAATCACCATCTGTAGTACACACAATTGACAGCATATTAGATTTGTGCCTCCGGCTCTCTTACGAAGAAGCGAGAAACGTAAATGCAATCACTTCGAAAATAGCCAGTTATTTGGATAAGAAGACGTGGCTTTTGGACGGTTCGAATGCTTCTATCGCCGACGTAGCTGCGTGGTCCGTTTTAAAACGCGTAGCAAGTAACAGAGTACCTCGCGAACTGAAGAATTGGTATGATGTGTGCGAGAAAACGTTTTTATCCGTTTGA
- the LOC100121495 gene encoding aminoacyl tRNA synthase complex-interacting multifunctional protein 2 isoform X4, with the protein MMKLPEYNVLEARQVKILKQIYELKQQVECLCVAVRLSDVNNPAEVLNKLNLDITADEAPIRAEIIVSANPNSPPYSILALQRLWKDTKFNVEVHRHSTVSDATTQAFEEKLLSDASKDAVHSIDVTLIWKDVSDVQLVTKVYDYPLEGEANVLRYLTRLIENYNYEKSPSVVHTIDSILDLCLRLSYEEARNVNAITSKIASYLDKKTWLLDGSNASIADVAAWSVLKRVASNRVPRELKNWYDVCEKTFLSV; encoded by the exons ATG ATGAAACTGCCAGAGTACAACGTTCTCGAGGCTAGACAGGTGAAGATACTCAAACAGATCTACGAACTCAAACAGCAAGTGGAATGCCTGTGCGTAGCTGTCAGGCTGTCCGATGTCAACAATCCTGCCGAAGTACTCAACAAGTTGAATTTGGATATAACTGCTGATGAG GCACCGATTCGAGCTGAAATCATTGTGTCCGCTAATCCAAACAGTCCTCCGTACTCCATTCTAGCCCTCCAGCGACTCTGGAAAGATACCAAGTTCAATGTAGAGGTTCATCGACACTCCACGGTGTCTGATGCAACAACCCAAGCTTTTGAAGAAAAGTTACTTAGCGATGCTTCCAAAGATGCTGTGCACAGCATTGATGTAACACTCATTTGGAAAGATG TCAGTGATGTTCAGCTGGTTACCAAAGTCTATGACTATCCACTGGAGGGTGAAGCAAACGTTCTGCGCTACCTGACGAGGCTAATTGAAAATTACAACTACGAAAAATCACCATCTGTAGTACACACAATTGACAGCATATTAGATTTGTGCCTCCGGCTCTCTTACGAAGAAGCGAGAAACGTAAATGCAATCACTTCGAAAATAGCCAGTTATTTGGATAAGAAGACGTGGCTTTTGGACGGTTCGAATGCTTCTATCGCCGACGTAGCTGCGTGGTCCGTTTTAAAACGCGTAGCAAGTAACAGAGTACCTCGCGAACTGAAGAATTGGTATGATGTGTGCGAGAAAACGTTTTTATCCGTTTGA
- the LOC100121495 gene encoding aminoacyl tRNA synthase complex-interacting multifunctional protein 2 isoform X3 — protein sequence MVQMKLPEYNVLEARQVKILKQIYELKQQVECLCVAVRLSDVNNPAEVLNKLNLDITADEAPIRAEIIVSANPNSPPYSILALQRLWKDTKFNVEVHRHSTVSDATTQAFEEKLLSDASKDAVHSIDVTLIWKDVSDVQLVTKVYDYPLEGEANVLRYLTRLIENYNYEKSPSVVHTIDSILDLCLRLSYEEARNVNAITSKIASYLDKKTWLLDGSNASIADVAAWSVLKRVASNRVPRELKNWYDVCEKTFLSV from the exons ATGGTACAA ATGAAACTGCCAGAGTACAACGTTCTCGAGGCTAGACAGGTGAAGATACTCAAACAGATCTACGAACTCAAACAGCAAGTGGAATGCCTGTGCGTAGCTGTCAGGCTGTCCGATGTCAACAATCCTGCCGAAGTACTCAACAAGTTGAATTTGGATATAACTGCTGATGAG GCACCGATTCGAGCTGAAATCATTGTGTCCGCTAATCCAAACAGTCCTCCGTACTCCATTCTAGCCCTCCAGCGACTCTGGAAAGATACCAAGTTCAATGTAGAGGTTCATCGACACTCCACGGTGTCTGATGCAACAACCCAAGCTTTTGAAGAAAAGTTACTTAGCGATGCTTCCAAAGATGCTGTGCACAGCATTGATGTAACACTCATTTGGAAAGATG TCAGTGATGTTCAGCTGGTTACCAAAGTCTATGACTATCCACTGGAGGGTGAAGCAAACGTTCTGCGCTACCTGACGAGGCTAATTGAAAATTACAACTACGAAAAATCACCATCTGTAGTACACACAATTGACAGCATATTAGATTTGTGCCTCCGGCTCTCTTACGAAGAAGCGAGAAACGTAAATGCAATCACTTCGAAAATAGCCAGTTATTTGGATAAGAAGACGTGGCTTTTGGACGGTTCGAATGCTTCTATCGCCGACGTAGCTGCGTGGTCCGTTTTAAAACGCGTAGCAAGTAACAGAGTACCTCGCGAACTGAAGAATTGGTATGATGTGTGCGAGAAAACGTTTTTATCCGTTTGA